CCCGGGTCTCCTAAAAATAACACTTTTTTCATCGACCTCAACTCCATCCCCTCAGTTGTTATTAATTTATGAATAACCGTGGATATACAGAATAAAAAAAGAACAAATTCATACGAAAAAACGCAGTCTTATAAGGACTACGTTCTTCAGCTAACCTATACTGTTTTTTTTACAGCACTCATACTTCCAATAACATAAGCGATAAACGCAAAACAAATCGGGAAGACAACTGTATGTATACCGAACGGATTTGGATAGAAAAGATGAATACACATATATGAGCCTACCCCAACTAAAATAGACGCAAGCGCTCCTGTAGCATTTCCTTTCCTCCAATATAACCCTAATACGATTGGCCAAATGAATGCTGCTTCTAATCCACCGAAAGAAAATAAATTTAGCCATATTAAAAAATCTGGTGGTTTAATCGCCGCTGCATAAACGAGTAGTCCTACAATACCAGTAATCCACAAACTTCCTTTTTTTATCGTACTGTCTGCTGCATCTTTATTTATGTAATTTACATATATATCTTTAATAATTGACGAGCTTACAAGTAATAATAAAGAGTTTACTGTAGACATAATCGCTGCCATCGGTGCAGCTAAGAAAACTCCAGCTAACCAAGGAGGTAACACTTCCATCGCAAGTAGCGGCATTACTTTATCTGGTACCGTTATACCTGGAAGTACTACTCTTGCAAATACACCAGTTAAATGCATACCGATCATAATTGTGCCAACGACAACGGTTCCAATTATTAAAGCTTGATGCATCGCTTTTGAATTTTTATAAGACATGGCACGCACGCTAATTTGCGGTAAGCCGACAACGCCAATTCCAATTAAAATCCAAAATGATGTAACATATGATTTCGTTAAACTGCCATCTGCTCCGAATGGTGTAATTAACTTTGGATTAATTTGAACAAGTTCCTGCATAATCTTTTCAATTCCACCACCAGCAATGACAGTAGCAATTAAAATGATTGTCGTTCCAACTAACATAATGATTCCTAATAATGTATCTGATAGAGCAACTGCACGAAATCCACCAATTAATACGTACACAAGTACAGAAAAAGTAAATAAAAATAGTGCTGTTGTATACGATAGACCAGTTAGTGACTCGATTAATCGTCCACCACCGACCCACTGGGCTACTGTCGCTGAAAATAAAAAGATAATAATACATAACGCAGAAAGTATAACAACTGCTTTATTATTGTATCTCCCTTTTAAATAATCGATAAGAGTAATTGCTTCCATCTTCCTAGCGATAATTGCAAACTTTTTACCGATAACCGTTAAAACGATATAGCCTGTTACAACTTGAATCGCAGATAACAGTACCCATCCAAGCCCCATATTGTAAGCAATACCAGGGCCACCAATAAAGCTACTTGCACTACCGTACGTAGCAATCATTGTCATCGCTAATAATAAACCGCCTAGCTCACGCCCACCAAGAAAATATTCTTGTAAAAATTTATTATGAGCAGTTGCTTGCACACGTTTTGAAGCATATACACCAATTAAAAATTCAACGATAAACGAAATTATCATTGGAATGATTACATACCAATTCATCTATTATTCCTCACTTTTTTCTTCCTCATCGAGTGAAATATCTTGAAATACAAAACGAACAACTAAACTAAGTAAAATAACCATAACGATAAATCCAACGATACAGCTATAAAAAAACCATGCGGGAAAACCTAATACATATGTATATTCATTCGGATTTTTACTACCAAGCCCATAAGCAAATCCGTACCATATTATAAAATTAATAATAGCAAGTCCAAGACCAATTAACGCTTCTCTATGGGCTATTCGAAAGCGTGGATCATCATGATAATCTTTCATTTTTCCCCCTCCTCTCACGATGTATTATTGTACCATTGTTCTTCTAGTTTTTCCTACTAGAAAGCAAAAACAAGCAGGATTTTTTATAATCATATAGAAGCTTCTCTTACATTACATATTTTTTACAATTGTAACACAAATGAAATTTGAATTTTCAGTATTTATTAATTATGATTTTAATTAGAGGCTTTCCATCTAGTTTCCACATCCTTGATTTCGGAATAAACGCCGTCTCGTACTGCGTTTACATTATATTTTCAAGGGGGTTATACAATGAGTCAACTAGCTGTAAATCTTCATGAAAAGGTAGAGAAATTTCTTCAAGGTACAAAAAAGTTATATGTGAATGGATCTTTCATTGAAAGCGCTTCCGGTAAAACATTTAAAACACCTAACCCAGCAACTGGTGAAACACTTGCCGTCGTTTCTGAAGCTGGTCGCGAAGATATTCATAAAGCTGTAGTCGCAGCTCGTATGGCTTTTGACGAAGGTCCTTGGTCTCGTATGAGCACCGCTGAGCGAAGCCGTCTCATGTACAAGTTAGCTGATTTAATGGAAGAACATAAAGAAGAGCTTGCACAGCTCGAAACATTAGATAACGGAAAGCCAATCCGTGAAACAATGGCAGCAGACATACCACTTGCAATTGAGCATATGCGCTATTACGCTGGATGGGCTACGAAAATCGTTGGTCAAACAATTCCTGTTTCCGGTGATTACTTTAACTATACACGCCATGAAGCTGTTGGTGTCGTTGGTCAAATTATCCCTTGGAACTTCCCGCTTCTTATGGCAATGTGGAAAATGGGAGCAGCGCTTGCTACAGGATGTACAATCGTTTTAAAACCTGCAGAACAAACTCCACTATCTGCTCTATACTTAGCTGAATTAATTGAAGAAGCTGGATTCCCGAAAGGTGTTATTAATATCGTACCTGGATTCGGTGAATCAGCTGGACAAGCTCTCGTTAATCATCCACTCGTTGATAAAATTGCATTTACCGGTTCTACTCCTGTCGGTAAACAAATTATGCGACAAGCATCCGAAACATTAAAACGCGTTACACTTGAATTAGGCGGTAAATCACCAAATATCATATTGCCAGATGCTGATTTATCTCGCGCGATTCCTGGTGCACTTTCTGGTGTTATGTTTAACCAAGGACAAGTATGCTCTGCTGGATCACGCTTATTTGTTCCGAAGAAAATGTATGATAATGTCATGGCTGATCTCGTCCTCTATTCTAAAAAACTAAATCAAGGTGTCGGTCTTAACCCTGAAACAACAATTGGCCCTCTCGTTTCCGAAGAACAACAAAAACGTGTAATGGGCTACATTGAAAAAGGGATTGAAGAAGGCGCTGAAGTACTTTGCGGAGGAAGTAATCCATTCGATCAAGGCTACTTCGTTTCTCCTACAGTATTCGCTGACGTAAATGATGAAATGACGATCGCAAAAGAAGAAATTTTCGGTCCAGTTATTTCTGCAATACCGTTTAACGATATTGACGAAGTAATTGAACGTGCAAATAAATCACAATTCGGCTTAGCGGCTGGTGTGTGGACAGAAAATGTTAAAACAGCACACTATGTTGCAAGTAAAGTACGTGCAGGTACAGTATGGGTAAACTGTTATAACGTCTTTGATGCAGCATCTCCATTTGGAGGATTTAAACAATCTGGTCTTGGCCGTGAAATGGGATCTTACGCATTAAATAACTATACAGAAGTAAAGAGCGTTTGGCTTAACTTAAATTAATGAGAAAGAACCTGACCTACCTGGTCAGGTTCTTTTCATTATGTATTCCTTTAAACTTGCAGTCCTCCGCTCACATTTAATACTTCACCTGTAATATAAGATGCGTATTCTGATGCTAAAAAGGCTGCTGCGTTCGCAATATCTTCTGGCGTTCCAATTCTACCAACTGGAATAGCGCCAACCATCTTTTCTTTCACTTTATCTGGTATCGTTTTGGTCATATCTGTATCCATAAACCCCGGACAAATCGCATTACAAGTAATACCGAAACTTCCAACTTCTTTCGCTGCTGTTTTCGTTAATCCTACAACTCCTGCCTTTGTAGCCGCATAATTTGCTTGACCTATGTTTCCTTCTCTACTAATTGAAGATATATTAATAATGCGTCCATACCCTTGTTGTCTCATGTAAAGAAGCGCGGGTTGCATACAATAAAAAACTCCAGTTAAGTTCACTTGTAATACTTGTTCCCAAGCAGACTTCTCCATTTTATGTAACATTGCGTCTCTTGTA
This DNA window, taken from Bacillus cereus ATCC 14579, encodes the following:
- the panF gene encoding sodium/pantothenate symporter, with translation MNWYVIIPMIISFIVEFLIGVYASKRVQATAHNKFLQEYFLGGRELGGLLLAMTMIATYGSASSFIGGPGIAYNMGLGWVLLSAIQVVTGYIVLTVIGKKFAIIARKMEAITLIDYLKGRYNNKAVVILSALCIIIFLFSATVAQWVGGGRLIESLTGLSYTTALFLFTFSVLVYVLIGGFRAVALSDTLLGIIMLVGTTIILIATVIAGGGIEKIMQELVQINPKLITPFGADGSLTKSYVTSFWILIGIGVVGLPQISVRAMSYKNSKAMHQALIIGTVVVGTIMIGMHLTGVFARVVLPGITVPDKVMPLLAMEVLPPWLAGVFLAAPMAAIMSTVNSLLLLVSSSIIKDIYVNYINKDAADSTIKKGSLWITGIVGLLVYAAAIKPPDFLIWLNLFSFGGLEAAFIWPIVLGLYWRKGNATGALASILVGVGSYMCIHLFYPNPFGIHTVVFPICFAFIAYVIGSMSAVKKTV
- a CDS encoding YhdT family protein, yielding MKDYHDDPRFRIAHREALIGLGLAIINFIIWYGFAYGLGSKNPNEYTYVLGFPAWFFYSCIVGFIVMVILLSLVVRFVFQDISLDEEEKSEE
- the dhaS gene encoding aldehyde dehydrogenase DhaS; its protein translation is MSQLAVNLHEKVEKFLQGTKKLYVNGSFIESASGKTFKTPNPATGETLAVVSEAGREDIHKAVVAARMAFDEGPWSRMSTAERSRLMYKLADLMEEHKEELAQLETLDNGKPIRETMAADIPLAIEHMRYYAGWATKIVGQTIPVSGDYFNYTRHEAVGVVGQIIPWNFPLLMAMWKMGAALATGCTIVLKPAEQTPLSALYLAELIEEAGFPKGVINIVPGFGESAGQALVNHPLVDKIAFTGSTPVGKQIMRQASETLKRVTLELGGKSPNIILPDADLSRAIPGALSGVMFNQGQVCSAGSRLFVPKKMYDNVMADLVLYSKKLNQGVGLNPETTIGPLVSEEQQKRVMGYIEKGIEEGAEVLCGGSNPFDQGYFVSPTVFADVNDEMTIAKEEIFGPVISAIPFNDIDEVIERANKSQFGLAAGVWTENVKTAHYVASKVRAGTVWVNCYNVFDAASPFGGFKQSGLGREMGSYALNNYTEVKSVWLNLN
- the fabG gene encoding 3-oxoacyl-ACP reductase FabG yields the protein MEFLNGKTAVVTGAAQGIGKEIARVYAKLGAKVLISDVNEENLQKTTRELSDEGYEVCSYRCDVSNQNEAKSLIEYAVQKFGTLHILVNNAGITRDAMLHKMEKSAWEQVLQVNLTGVFYCMQPALLYMRQQGYGRIINISSISREGNIGQANYAATKAGVVGLTKTAAKEVGSFGITCNAICPGFMDTDMTKTIPDKVKEKMVGAIPVGRIGTPEDIANAAAFLASEYASYITGEVLNVSGGLQV